A genomic stretch from Arthrobacter sp. KBS0702 includes:
- a CDS encoding aminodeoxychorismate lyase, whose protein sequence is MTTSASVPAPATVLVFLDPAFENGRIADSSAPQLMATDQGATRGDGVFESLLAVGGKPRKLQAHLSRLAGSARALELDIPAEDTWRRAIETAISEFRGHAVPAGSGAGGADEVVVKLLATRGVEGAATPTCWVQASQPPAAGRVQRETGIDVILLDRGYDSEVGERAPWLLLGAKTLSYAVNMAALRYAHHQGADDVIFTSADGRVLEGPTSTVLLAHLETSDDGAGGSRTVRRLITPQLDSGILPGTSQGALFTAAKAAGWELGYGPLVPNDLYDADAVWLISSIRLLAPVNHIDGKEIGTPELRRQLTAELNALYATID, encoded by the coding sequence ATGACTACCTCCGCCTCTGTTCCGGCCCCCGCCACGGTGCTGGTGTTCCTCGACCCTGCCTTTGAGAACGGCCGGATCGCCGACTCGTCCGCACCGCAGCTGATGGCCACGGACCAGGGCGCGACCCGCGGCGACGGCGTTTTTGAGTCGCTGCTGGCTGTCGGCGGAAAGCCGCGGAAGCTGCAGGCCCACCTGAGCCGGCTGGCCGGTTCCGCCCGGGCGCTGGAGCTGGATATTCCGGCGGAGGACACCTGGCGCCGTGCGATTGAAACCGCGATCAGCGAGTTCCGCGGCCACGCCGTCCCGGCCGGCAGCGGCGCCGGCGGGGCGGACGAGGTTGTGGTGAAGCTGCTGGCCACCCGGGGTGTCGAGGGCGCTGCCACGCCCACCTGCTGGGTCCAGGCCTCCCAGCCGCCGGCCGCCGGGCGCGTCCAGCGCGAGACCGGCATCGACGTCATCCTGCTGGACCGCGGCTATGACAGCGAGGTGGGCGAACGCGCCCCCTGGCTGCTGTTGGGCGCCAAGACCCTGTCCTACGCCGTCAACATGGCGGCACTCCGCTACGCCCATCACCAGGGTGCGGACGATGTCATCTTCACGTCCGCCGACGGCCGGGTCCTGGAGGGCCCGACGTCGACCGTCCTGCTGGCGCATCTGGAGACCAGCGACGACGGAGCGGGCGGCAGCCGCACCGTGCGCCGGCTGATCACCCCGCAACTGGACAGCGGCATCCTTCCCGGGACCTCGCAGGGCGCCCTGTTCACTGCGGCCAAGGCAGCCGGCTGGGAACTGGGCTACGGACCGCTGGTCCCCAACGACCTCTACGACGCCGACGCCGTGTGGCTGATCTCCAGCATCCGGCTCCTCGCACCGGTAAACCACATCGACGGCAAGGAAATCGGTACCCCCGAACTGCGCCGGCAGCTCACGGCCGAGCTCAACGCGCTGTACGCCACCATCGACTAG
- the pabB gene encoding aminodeoxychorismate synthase component I, whose translation MSPAPVIIAIDGRSGAGKTTLAIELAARLREHHKVSLFHLEDIYPGWNGLAAGIERYAATVLAPLRRGEAAHWVSWDWERHYDGDTRLTPPAEIVLVEGVGAAAAAAMPFLDAVIWADSPDQDRRTRALARDGENYRPYWDQWAGQEDEWLAADDVPSRADVRVLNLADGAAPAEVLQALQYLPALSPVLLPELSARRGLQLTAERLDAAPDAARLFELLYGRSPNAVWLDSSLAEGGAGEPNRPGGAGAERSRFSILADDGGSFGQSVRHRSGRTRVSIGNSTVQTDGGFFRWLDGVWGRRALRAPEGYPCEFTLGWLGYLGYELKRETGGSNVEAATPDACLIFAGRAVVLDHRERTAWLLALDAPDAGDWLATARAAVLAADRGLEPEAGGSGGVGHPGGTAPALDFSARDTEAAYKAKIAAAQYEITEGNSYEVCLTTALTAGAPAGELDPWQAYLALRRRNPAPFASFLRLSDLTVASTSPERFLRISADGAMRAEPIKGTRRRADDAARDEGLRRELESSPKDRAENIMIVDLLRNDLSHFAVPGSVSVSRLCAIESYATVHQMVSTIDARLRPGMPRAEAVAACFPAGSMTGAPKVSTMAILDRLEAAPRGVYSGAIGYFSLSGATDLAVAIRTLVAAAGTDRTTLSLGVGGAITADSSPQEEYEEIRTKAFGVLSALGAEFPRG comes from the coding sequence ATGAGCCCAGCACCCGTCATCATCGCTATCGACGGACGCTCCGGGGCAGGCAAAACCACCCTGGCCATCGAACTCGCGGCCCGGCTCCGCGAACACCACAAGGTCTCCCTCTTCCACCTCGAGGACATCTACCCCGGCTGGAACGGCCTGGCGGCGGGCATCGAGCGCTATGCAGCCACCGTGCTGGCCCCGCTGCGCCGCGGCGAAGCTGCCCACTGGGTCAGCTGGGACTGGGAACGGCATTACGACGGCGACACCCGGCTGACCCCGCCGGCCGAAATCGTCCTGGTCGAAGGCGTGGGTGCGGCCGCCGCGGCCGCCATGCCCTTCCTTGACGCCGTGATCTGGGCCGACTCCCCCGACCAGGACCGCCGCACCCGGGCCCTGGCCCGCGACGGCGAGAACTACCGCCCCTACTGGGATCAATGGGCCGGGCAGGAAGACGAGTGGCTCGCTGCGGACGATGTGCCGTCCCGGGCCGACGTGCGGGTGCTCAACTTAGCCGACGGCGCCGCGCCCGCCGAGGTGCTGCAGGCCCTCCAGTACCTTCCCGCCCTGTCCCCGGTGCTGCTCCCGGAACTTTCGGCCCGCCGCGGGCTGCAACTGACGGCCGAGCGGCTGGACGCCGCGCCGGACGCGGCCAGGCTCTTCGAGCTGCTCTATGGCCGCTCCCCGAACGCGGTGTGGCTTGATTCCTCCCTTGCCGAGGGCGGCGCCGGCGAACCGAACCGGCCCGGCGGCGCGGGTGCCGAACGCAGCCGCTTCAGCATCCTGGCCGACGACGGCGGCAGCTTCGGCCAGTCCGTCCGGCACCGTTCGGGACGGACCCGGGTGAGCATCGGCAACTCCACCGTACAGACCGACGGCGGGTTCTTCCGCTGGCTTGACGGGGTCTGGGGCCGCCGCGCGCTGCGCGCCCCGGAGGGCTACCCGTGCGAGTTCACCCTCGGCTGGCTCGGCTACCTCGGCTACGAACTCAAGCGCGAGACCGGCGGCAGCAATGTCGAGGCCGCCACCCCGGATGCCTGCCTGATCTTCGCCGGCCGCGCCGTGGTCCTGGACCACCGGGAACGGACGGCGTGGCTGCTCGCCCTCGACGCCCCGGACGCCGGCGACTGGCTGGCTACCGCCCGGGCCGCCGTCCTCGCCGCGGACCGGGGCCTCGAGCCCGAAGCCGGCGGCAGCGGCGGCGTCGGGCATCCGGGCGGCACCGCCCCCGCCCTGGACTTCAGCGCCCGGGACACCGAGGCCGCCTACAAGGCCAAGATCGCCGCTGCGCAGTACGAGATCACTGAGGGCAACAGCTACGAGGTCTGCCTCACCACGGCCCTGACGGCCGGTGCGCCGGCCGGGGAGCTCGATCCGTGGCAGGCGTACCTGGCCCTGCGGCGCCGCAATCCGGCGCCCTTCGCCAGCTTCCTGCGACTGTCGGACCTCACCGTGGCCAGCACGTCGCCGGAGCGCTTCCTGCGGATCTCCGCCGACGGCGCCATGCGGGCCGAGCCGATCAAGGGTACCCGGCGCCGGGCCGACGACGCCGCCCGCGACGAGGGGTTGCGCCGCGAACTGGAATCCTCGCCCAAGGACCGGGCCGAGAACATCATGATCGTGGATTTGCTGCGCAACGACCTCAGCCACTTCGCGGTGCCCGGGTCCGTCTCGGTCAGCCGGCTGTGCGCGATCGAGAGCTACGCCACGGTGCACCAGATGGTCAGCACGATCGACGCGCGGCTCCGGCCCGGGATGCCGCGGGCCGAGGCCGTGGCGGCCTGCTTCCCGGCCGGCTCCATGACCGGGGCGCCGAAGGTCAGCACCATGGCGATCCTGGACCGGCTCGAGGCCGCGCCCCGGGGGGTCTACTCCGGGGCGATCGGCTACTTCTCGCTCAGCGGCGCCACCGACCTCGCGGTGGCCATCCGGACCCTGGTGGCCGCCGCCGGCACGGACCGCACCACCCTGAGCCTCGGCGTCGGCGGCGCGATCACCGCGGATTCCTCCCCGCAGGAGGAGTACGAGGAAATCCGGACCAAGGCCTTCGGGGTCCTCTCGGCGCTCGGCGCGGAGTTCCCGCGGGGCTAG
- the cls gene encoding cardiolipin synthase gives MLWPFPLTGIFPSWVILILTVIDLVIRVLALGIIPGNRRPTTAMAWLLGIFFVPALGLVLFLLFGNFRLSRRRRAQQEAVNTRVRAGTSALAAVESQYAGPEWVASAAELNKTLGSLPMVDGNSVELLPGYPDSIKAMAAAVREATSFINAEFYIMSSDHVTDDLLTALEDAAERGVEVRILFDHLGTLRIKGYRKLIARLEASKIRWRPMLPLRPVHGQWRRPDLRNHRKIMVIDGEVAFTGSQNLIEPSYNNPKHRKVGREWVELMTCMRGQIVTTLNVVFATDWLSETDESLEHQLGHRPESAPGNVTAQVVPSGPGFITENNLRLFNTLIYSAQHKLSICSPYFVPDDSLLYAVTTAAQRGVDVELFVSEKGDQFLVHHAQQSYYEALLEAGVRIYLYKAPFVLHAKHFTVDNEVAVLGSSNMDMRSFSLNLEVSVMLLGEDIVQRIRAVEDTYRGISRELKLEDWIKRPMGVKYVDNVARLTATLQ, from the coding sequence GTGCTGTGGCCGTTTCCGCTGACCGGAATATTCCCGTCCTGGGTGATTCTGATCCTGACCGTGATTGACCTCGTCATCCGGGTGCTGGCGTTGGGAATCATTCCCGGCAACCGCCGGCCCACCACCGCGATGGCCTGGCTGCTGGGCATCTTCTTTGTACCGGCGCTCGGCCTCGTCCTGTTCCTGCTGTTCGGCAACTTCCGGCTCTCCCGCCGCCGCCGCGCCCAGCAGGAAGCCGTGAACACCCGGGTGCGGGCCGGCACCTCGGCATTGGCCGCCGTCGAAAGCCAATATGCCGGGCCCGAGTGGGTGGCGTCCGCAGCTGAGCTCAACAAGACCCTCGGCTCGCTGCCGATGGTGGACGGCAACAGCGTCGAACTGCTGCCTGGCTACCCGGATTCCATCAAGGCGATGGCCGCGGCCGTCCGCGAGGCCACGTCGTTCATCAACGCGGAGTTCTACATCATGAGCTCTGACCACGTCACCGACGATCTGCTGACCGCCCTGGAGGACGCTGCCGAGCGCGGCGTCGAGGTCCGGATCCTGTTCGACCACCTTGGCACGCTGCGCATCAAGGGATACCGGAAGCTGATCGCCCGGCTCGAGGCCAGCAAGATCCGCTGGCGGCCGATGCTGCCCCTGCGTCCGGTGCACGGCCAGTGGCGTCGGCCGGACCTGCGCAATCACCGCAAAATCATGGTGATCGACGGCGAGGTCGCGTTCACCGGCTCGCAAAACCTGATCGAACCGTCCTACAACAACCCGAAGCACCGCAAGGTGGGCCGCGAGTGGGTCGAGCTGATGACCTGCATGCGCGGCCAGATCGTCACCACCTTGAACGTGGTCTTCGCCACCGACTGGCTGAGCGAAACCGACGAATCGCTGGAGCACCAGCTCGGGCACAGGCCCGAGTCCGCGCCCGGAAACGTGACCGCCCAGGTGGTGCCCAGCGGCCCGGGGTTCATCACCGAGAACAACCTGCGGCTGTTCAACACGCTGATCTATTCGGCGCAGCACAAGCTTTCCATCTGCAGCCCGTACTTTGTCCCGGACGACTCGCTGCTCTATGCGGTGACGACGGCGGCCCAGCGCGGCGTCGACGTCGAACTGTTCGTTTCGGAGAAGGGTGACCAGTTCCTGGTCCACCACGCCCAGCAGTCCTACTACGAGGCGCTGCTGGAAGCCGGCGTGCGGATCTACCTTTACAAGGCGCCGTTCGTGCTGCACGCCAAGCACTTCACGGTGGACAACGAGGTGGCCGTACTGGGCTCAAGCAACATGGACATGCGCTCGTTCTCGCTCAACCTCGAGGTCTCCGTCATGCTGCTCGGCGAAGACATCGTGCAGAGGATCCGCGCCGTGGAGGACACCTACCGCGGCATTTCGCGCGAGCTCAAGCTCGAGGACTGGATCAAACGGCCCATGGGCGTCAAATACGTGGACAACGTCGCACGGCTCACGGCCACCCTGCAATAG